A segment of the Oscillatoria sp. FACHB-1406 genome:
ATTTGGAGGGGTTGGAAGCGGGTGCGATCGCGGAATTTGCCCGGATTCCGGAGGAACAGGACGCGCTACCCGCCTTGGAATGGACGGTAACGCGCCGGTTGCGGGTGACGAAGGGGGGCAGTTATTCTTCGACGTTTTATATCAATGGCGAAACTTGCACGGCGACGGAGTTACATCAGTTTTTAAATCGGCTGCGGATTTACCCGGAGGGGTATAACGTGGTGCTGCAAGGCGACGTGACGCGGATTATTACGATGAATGCGCGGGAACGGCGAGAGATTATCGATGAGTTGGCGGGGGTGGCGGAATTCGATCGCCAGATTGGGAAGGTGCGCGAAACTTTGGGGGAGGTGAAGGAGCGGGAGGAGCGCTGTCATATTATTGAGGAGGAGTTGACGCGATCGCTCGAAAAGTTAGCAGCAGATCGAACCAAGGCGGAAAAGTATCAGAAGTTAAAGGAAAAGATTCAGGAAAAGCAGCGCTGGGAAGCGGTATTGTTATGGCGATCGCTGCGAGAAAAAACCAGCGTCCTACAAGCGCAGATTGAGGCGGGCGCGATGGAGGAGTTGCAACTAACGGCGCAACTGACAGCGTTAGAAGCAGAAATTGGGGCGAAAAGCACCGAACTCGATCGCCTCAACGCACAAGTCAAAGCCTTGGGGGAAGAAGAACAGTTATCCGTCGCCTCGAGCTTAGCGACTCAAAAGGCGAAATACGCCCAATTACAACAACAGAAAGGGGAACTCGCCGCAGCGCGAGAAGAAACGCAAACCGCGATCGCGCGCGCTAAAACGGAGATCGAGCAGTACGAGGCAGAACGAGAAGCCTTGAGCGCCGAATCTCGCCATTTACGAGCGGAAACGCTGACGCAGTTGCAATCGGAACGCGATCGCGCCCAAACGACCCTCGAAACCGCCCGAGAGCGCGCGACAGCCATTGCTGCGGCTTCTCAAGCTTGGGTTGCCGAGCAAACCGCCCTCAGCAAGCAAGTTAACGAACTCCAACAACAGCTTAATCCCCAACGTACCGAACAGGCGCAATTAGCAGAGCGCGATCGCCAACTCGCCCAAAAAATCCTCGATCTCCAACAACAGCGCCGAGGGAGCGAAATTTCCCTCGCCACCCAGCAAGAAACCACCGCCCAATTAAACCCCCAAGCCTCTCAGCAGCATATTTGGGAAATTGCCGAACGCCTCGCCGCTTTAGAATCGGAATGCGCCCTCGAGCAGGAAACGCAAAAGCGCTTGCAAAACGAACAGCGGGAAAAGCAGCGCCAACTCGATAAGCTCGAAGCCACCGCCCAAGCGCAGCAGGAAAGTTTGGGAACCTACGCCAGTCAAGCGATTTTGCAGGCAAATCTGCCGGGAGTTTGCGGGTTAGTCGCTCAATTGGGGCGCGTCGAACCCAGCTTTCAACTGGCGCTGGAAACCTCGGCGGGAGCGCGTTTGGGGAATATTGTGGTGGAGGATGATGGGGTAGCCGCAGCCGCGATCGAATTGTTGAAACAACGCCGCGCCGGACGTGCGACGTTTTTGCCCTTGAATAAGATTCGCGCGCCGCAGATTCCGCCGGCGACATCCTTGCGTTACGCGCGCGGATTCGTTGACTATGCGGTGAATTTGGTGAGTTGCGAACCCCGCTACCGCGAGGTTTTCGCTTATGTGTTCGGGGCGACGGTGGTTTTTGAAACGCTCAATGACGCGCGATCGCATTTGGGACAGTTGCGGATGGTGACGTTGGAGGGGGATATCCTCGAAAGTAGCGGCGCGATGACGGGGGGAAGTCAGCAAGGGGCGCGATCGACGCTACATTTTGGCAAGGCGGACAGCGGCGAGTCGCGAGAGGTGCAGGCGTTACGCGATCGCATTGCAGAGATTGATGTTATTGTCAAGCGTTGCGAGCAAAATATTAGGGAGAAAACGGGCGCGATCGCGGAATTATCGAGCGCGCTAACGGAATTGCGCCAGCAGCAGCGAGAGCAACAGTTGCGATTGGAACAGGGGGAAAAAGAGCGCGATCGCCTCGTGCGAGAACAGGCGAATTTAGACGCACAGTTAGGACAAAATCAGCAAGAGTTAGAGAAATTGCAAGCGCGGTTGCAACTGCTGACGATGGAGATTCCCCAGCAGGAAGTCCGCCTTGCGCAACTGCAAGAACAATTAACGCAGTTGGAAGCGTCGCAAACCCACAGCGAGTGGTTATCGATGCAGCAAGAAATTAAGCGTCAGGAAGGCGAGTTACAGGAGAAGGAAGCAGCGCTGCGAGAAGCAGAAGCAAGGTTGCAAGGGTTGGAGAATCAGCAGGTGCGTTTGGGCGAGAAAGTGCAAGAAAGTCGCGATCGCATCGAACGAGAGCAAGCGCGCGAAGTGCAAATTGACGGGCAAATCCGAGAAACGGGGGAACGTTTGGGGGGACTCGAAGCGCAGATCCAAGCCACAGAAAGCCAACTAGCGGAACTGACTGCCAAGATGGGAGAAGTGAAGGCAGAACGCGATCGCGCCGAGACTAGCTTACAGAATATAAAGAGCGATCGCCAGCACCGCTCCTGGCAACTCGAAAAACTCCAACAAACCCAGCAAGAACGCCAAGAAACCCTTACCCAACAACAAGAACAACTCAACATTCAACGCGAAGAACTCATCGCCGCAGAACGTTGGGAACTCGCCACCAGCGACGAAACCCCCGAATCGCCACTTCCCCTTTCCGAACAACTCGAACAATTGCAACAAGAAATTCGCAGCGGACAAAAGCGCCTCGAAGCGATGGAACCCGTGAATATGCTTGCCCTCCAAGAATACGAACGCACCCAAGAACGCTTGCAAGAACTGACTGAAAAAGTAACGACTTTAGAAGGCGAACGAACCGAACTGTTGCTGCGAATTGAGACTTTTACGACGCTACGATTGCGAGCTTTTAAAGAAGCGTTCGATGCAGTGAATGAAAACTTTCAGCAAATTTTTGCCACCCTTTCTGAAGGCGATGGCTACCTCGAATTAGAAAATGCTGAAGATCCCTTTGTGGGCGGATTGAACCTCGTCGCCCACCCCAAAGGTAAACCCGTGCAGCGTCTCAGTTCGATGTCCGGCGGCGAAAAATCCCTCACTGCGCTTAGCTTTATTTTCTCCCTACAACGCTATCGTCCTTCGCCGTTTTATGCGTTCGATGAAGTCGATATGTTTCTCGATGGCGCGAATGTCGAACGATTATCGAGCATGATCAAACAGCAAGCAAAAGATGCACAATTTATCGTCGTTAGTTTGCGCCGTCCGATGATTGAAGCCTCACAGCGCACGATTGGGGTGACGCAAGCGAGAGGCGCGCACACGCAGGTTTTGGGGATAAAGTTGTAGGAAAGTGTTAGAAAAGATTAGCAGGCTAAAGTTATTTTTAATTCAGTAGATCTTTATGAAAAATAGGAGCAATGTTGAAAACATGAATATTGGCAAAATTGATTGGTTTGGAGGGATTAACAATAAAACGGGTCAAGTTAACAATTTTGGCTTTATCAAGCCAAGGGAGAATGAGGGAAGTGAGGGAATTTATTTAAACAGGAAGAATGTTCCTCCCGAACTACAAGCTCGGTTAGAGCCAGGACTATATGTTGAATTTGAACTTTATGAAGACGATTTAGGCAGAAAAGCAGCAATCTTATTGGATTTGGTATACTGCGTCGGAGTTGTGAGTTGGTACAAAGACGGTAGAGGTTATATCAATTGCGAAAATAGACCTGATGTTCGAGTTTTAGATGCGGAGTATCTACGAAAAGACGATATTGTATTTTTTTCTCTCAAACACAACGCTAAGCTTAACAAGGATGAAGCTGTTTTAGTCAAAAAGATATTGCCCTCCGAAGAAGACCGCTTTATCATTGAGAAATGTGCAAACAGTAATATACCGAGTATTTATAGACAGTTCCTCCTAAACTACGCCTTGACTTTGCCAGCTTCAGAAGCAGTAGAATTAATTTTAGAACGAGTTGAAAAACTTAATATTGGGGAGAAAAATTCATTACTTAGAGGACTAATAGAGGAGGGAAAAAAATATTGATTAGCTCGCCCGAACTTCGCAAACATTTTATATTTAATAAAGCTCCTTACTTGGAAATTAATTATACTTTAGTATCAGATTTTGTCAACCAGCACATTGAGTCAAAAGAAGAGCCATTATTTGCTCGTCAATTGCTCGATGAAGTTGTGGATTCGCTCCGAAAAGCTGATGATAATATGCGTTTGATTTATTGGAAACACATTCGTATACTTTCAAGGCGATTAGAGTATCAGGGAAAGTTTTGGGATGTTGCACCGCTCAATGAGAAGAAAAAAAAGATTGAAGAAAAGTATTCCGCTTTTTTCGAGCTTTTAGAGCAATTCAAGCAACTTAAATATCCTTTTTCTGATGCCTTATCTTTACCTTGGAAAGATGTTTATAATTTCGACAGTATAGATAGAGATATAGTTTCAAATTGGTGTTCTGATGAAGCTGATTATTCTGATGAAGCTGATTATCAGGATAAATTAGCTAAAATGACTTCCGCTCGTGGGGCTGAGAAACTGGTGTTAAAGTTTTATGAGAAACTGGGATATACAGTTGAGGATACTTCCAGTCACCAAATTACCGGAGAAAGTGAAACTTGGTTGAAAGGAGATATTAAGCTCAACTCTAAATTTTTACTTGATGTTAAAAATGCGAGGAATCCCGTTAATTCAGATACTTATTCTGAATTTTGCGTCCCTACTTTTAAAAAAAATAATAAAAAGGGGCGAGAGCAGGATGTTTGGATTGCTGCCGTTTTATCACCTTATCTTCAGATAAAATTCATGAATGGTAGGACTGAGCCTAATTTTCGGGTTAAGAACCCTGTCTTTCTTGGAGTAGTTTCTCGTAAGATATTAGACCAGTTAGAGAAAATATTTAATAACAATATGCTGACCATCGATCTACGAAGGAAACTTGACTCAAACAAATATTTGCCTCCTTGGTTGTTCGATTATGGAAAATGCTTTTATGTCGAACAAGAAAAAGTTACATCTGCTTTCTTAAGCTTAGATGATTCGGATATTCCGGAATGGGAAGATATGAGAGTATTAGATAAAACACAGCTACCTCTTCTTATGGCAGCTTTTATAGCAGCAAAAAGAAAATTACCGAAAAAATGGAATATAGAAAATGAACTGCCTCAATGGCAAATTGATTTTGCAAACGAATTAATTGAATTGAATGTTAAGAAAATTTCACTCCCTTATTTGTTTTTAGCATTACTCAAGCATTTTTTGAAAATGGTAAAGTGTGAAGATTCAACCTATTCACCAGAAAAATACAAAGAATTATTATATTTTGAAATTGGCAAAAAGCACCCGCTTGGAATTTACGATCCATTAAATATAATTTTGGGATTCTGTAATACATTGCAAACTTTATGGGAGCATCGAAAAACTGCTAACTTAAATGAGTTCAAAAGCTTTAGCTTTAAGGGTTATGGGATATTGAAAGGAAAAAGAACCTTAAACAATGATTGGATAACTCTACTCGCCTATTGCGGAGGAGAAGTTCCGAAGAAAGGAAAGTGTGGATACAGACCTCTTGTTATCGGAGAACATGAGAACTGTCCCGTTTGCGGTCGTTTAATTTGTCCTCAAGAAAACTGTAACTTTTGTGAAGAGGGGTGTATTGAATATAAATTGAGGAGAACGAGATCGAGTAATCTTAATAGCTCGGGAATAAGTCAACTTAAACCGCCTTCTTATACTTCAAAAAAAACAACTCATTATTTTTGGTAATCGAGCTA
Coding sequences within it:
- a CDS encoding cold shock domain-containing protein yields the protein MNIGKIDWFGGINNKTGQVNNFGFIKPRENEGSEGIYLNRKNVPPELQARLEPGLYVEFELYEDDLGRKAAILLDLVYCVGVVSWYKDGRGYINCENRPDVRVLDAEYLRKDDIVFFSLKHNAKLNKDEAVLVKKILPSEEDRFIIEKCANSNIPSIYRQFLLNYALTLPASEAVELILERVEKLNIGEKNSLLRGLIEEGKKY
- the smc gene encoding chromosome segregation protein SMC, coding for MVHIKRVELSHFKSFGGTTQVPLLPGFTVVSGPNGSGKSNILDALLFALGLASSKGMRAERLPDLVNHKQAQGRNTAEVSVSVTFDLEGLEAGAIAEFARIPEEQDALPALEWTVTRRLRVTKGGSYSSTFYINGETCTATELHQFLNRLRIYPEGYNVVLQGDVTRIITMNARERREIIDELAGVAEFDRQIGKVRETLGEVKEREERCHIIEEELTRSLEKLAADRTKAEKYQKLKEKIQEKQRWEAVLLWRSLREKTSVLQAQIEAGAMEELQLTAQLTALEAEIGAKSTELDRLNAQVKALGEEEQLSVASSLATQKAKYAQLQQQKGELAAAREETQTAIARAKTEIEQYEAEREALSAESRHLRAETLTQLQSERDRAQTTLETARERATAIAAASQAWVAEQTALSKQVNELQQQLNPQRTEQAQLAERDRQLAQKILDLQQQRRGSEISLATQQETTAQLNPQASQQHIWEIAERLAALESECALEQETQKRLQNEQREKQRQLDKLEATAQAQQESLGTYASQAILQANLPGVCGLVAQLGRVEPSFQLALETSAGARLGNIVVEDDGVAAAAIELLKQRRAGRATFLPLNKIRAPQIPPATSLRYARGFVDYAVNLVSCEPRYREVFAYVFGATVVFETLNDARSHLGQLRMVTLEGDILESSGAMTGGSQQGARSTLHFGKADSGESREVQALRDRIAEIDVIVKRCEQNIREKTGAIAELSSALTELRQQQREQQLRLEQGEKERDRLVREQANLDAQLGQNQQELEKLQARLQLLTMEIPQQEVRLAQLQEQLTQLEASQTHSEWLSMQQEIKRQEGELQEKEAALREAEARLQGLENQQVRLGEKVQESRDRIEREQAREVQIDGQIRETGERLGGLEAQIQATESQLAELTAKMGEVKAERDRAETSLQNIKSDRQHRSWQLEKLQQTQQERQETLTQQQEQLNIQREELIAAERWELATSDETPESPLPLSEQLEQLQQEIRSGQKRLEAMEPVNMLALQEYERTQERLQELTEKVTTLEGERTELLLRIETFTTLRLRAFKEAFDAVNENFQQIFATLSEGDGYLELENAEDPFVGGLNLVAHPKGKPVQRLSSMSGGEKSLTALSFIFSLQRYRPSPFYAFDEVDMFLDGANVERLSSMIKQQAKDAQFIVVSLRRPMIEASQRTIGVTQARGAHTQVLGIKL